One Bacteroidia bacterium DNA window includes the following coding sequences:
- a CDS encoding recombinase zinc beta ribbon domain-containing protein encodes MGMIQVRAKGIEDDKLYKGIHQAIISEETFNNVQAILSGRMEKGNFAKIHRANPKLPLRGFLKCPDCGKTLTGSASRGHGGIYYYYHCVRGCKARFKAPAINGKFIEKIKEFEPPSTVKYLYDDILKELLLESENGRRENSKIIDSEISKLEGRIANLQDKLADNQISNNDYNSAKQRYDLQLRELREKRKSLIQLDKDIYEQLIYSFSFLQNLPLHFSNTALDVQQQIIGSIYPGKMEIDGENIRTPQMNRVAILMLNINKPFGRNEKGQFCLKSELSHMVTSKGLEPPTLRTGI; translated from the coding sequence AAAAGGTATTGAAGATGATAAACTGTACAAGGGGATTCATCAGGCTATCATTAGTGAAGAGACTTTCAATAATGTTCAGGCGATATTATCAGGTCGCATGGAAAAGGGTAATTTTGCCAAAATACACCGTGCTAATCCAAAATTGCCTTTACGTGGATTCTTAAAATGCCCGGATTGCGGTAAAACGTTAACAGGGAGTGCTTCAAGAGGTCATGGTGGCATATATTACTATTATCATTGTGTTCGGGGCTGTAAAGCCCGTTTTAAGGCTCCTGCGATAAACGGAAAGTTTATTGAAAAAATAAAAGAGTTTGAACCACCATCAACAGTGAAGTATTTGTATGATGATATTTTAAAAGAATTACTATTAGAAAGTGAAAACGGAAGAAGAGAAAACTCTAAGATTATTGATTCTGAAATATCAAAATTAGAAGGACGTATAGCAAATCTACAAGATAAACTTGCTGACAATCAAATTAGCAACAATGATTACAATTCGGCAAAACAACGTTACGATTTACAATTGCGTGAATTGAGAGAAAAGAGAAAAAGCCTGATACAACTTGATAAGGATATATACGAACAACTTATTTACAGTTTTTCTTTTCTTCAAAACCTACCGTTACATTTCTCAAATACCGCACTGGACGTGCAACAGCAGATAATAGGTTCGATATATCCTGGAAAAATGGAAATTGATGGAGAAAATATTCGAACCCCGCAAATGAACAGGGTTGCCATTCTGATGCTCAACATTAATAAGCCTTTTGGAAGAAATGAAAAAGGACAGTTCTGTTTAAAATCAGAACTGTCCCATATGGTGACCTCGAAGGGACTCGAACCCCCAACCCTCAGAACCGGAATCTGA
- a CDS encoding peptidase M64 produces the protein MKKLLFPLLIFTLPCIAQIKFEQYFIPKTLRIDFYETGNFNEKKIVFELAKQEPFWAGSKINLLDSFNYGEYRYMVYDSTSSKLIFSKGYCTLFQEWKSTPEAKKETRSFYETATMPYPLKTIKFEIQARNKNMEFETVFTKYIDPKNRFLNQENPHRYDWYYIQKSGEYSQKVDVVIIPDGYTKEEIKKFHLDAKRFSDYLFNCTPFKENKVKFNILAIDAISEESGTDFPGENIWKNTVLNTNFYTFNSDRYLTTSDMKSLRNIAGLVPYDNIIVLVNSKTYGGGGIYNFFSVVSSDNMFSEYVCTHEFGHSFAGLGDEYYDSEVAVENYYSFEKEPWEPNISNLTNFATKWKDLIEKDIPVPTPANEKYIGKTGAFEGAGYSAKGLYRPAYDCTMKSVSVNNFCPVCKKAIQQMIDYYAK, from the coding sequence ATGAAAAAATTACTTTTTCCTTTGTTGATATTTACCCTGCCTTGTATTGCACAAATAAAGTTTGAACAGTATTTTATCCCCAAAACTCTGCGTATTGATTTTTACGAAACAGGAAATTTTAACGAAAAGAAAATAGTTTTTGAGCTTGCAAAACAAGAACCTTTTTGGGCAGGATCAAAAATAAATCTTCTGGATAGTTTTAATTATGGCGAATACAGATATATGGTTTACGATTCTACCTCATCAAAATTAATTTTCTCAAAAGGATATTGCACATTATTTCAGGAATGGAAATCAACACCAGAAGCAAAAAAAGAAACACGTTCATTTTACGAAACTGCCACAATGCCTTATCCATTAAAAACTATAAAGTTTGAAATACAGGCAAGAAATAAAAACATGGAATTTGAAACCGTTTTTACAAAATATATTGACCCGAAAAACAGATTTTTAAATCAGGAAAATCCTCACCGGTACGACTGGTACTATATACAGAAATCAGGTGAATATAGCCAGAAAGTTGATGTAGTAATTATTCCCGATGGCTATACAAAAGAAGAAATAAAAAAGTTTCATCTTGATGCAAAACGGTTTTCCGATTATTTATTTAACTGCACACCATTTAAAGAAAACAAGGTAAAATTTAACATTCTTGCTATTGATGCCATATCTGAAGAAAGTGGTACCGATTTTCCAGGTGAAAATATCTGGAAAAACACAGTACTCAATACTAACTTTTATACATTTAATTCAGACAGATATCTTACAACTAGCGACATGAAATCGTTACGAAATATTGCCGGGCTTGTTCCTTATGATAATATTATTGTGCTTGTAAACTCTAAAACTTATGGCGGTGGTGGAATTTACAATTTTTTCTCAGTTGTTTCAAGCGATAATATGTTTTCTGAATATGTTTGCACACACGAATTCGGACACTCATTTGCAGGTTTAGGTGATGAATATTACGATTCGGAAGTAGCTGTTGAAAATTATTACTCATTCGAAAAAGAGCCATGGGAACCAAACATTAGTAATCTTACAAATTTCGCAACAAAATGGAAAGATTTAATTGAAAAAGACATTCCAGTTCCTACACCAGCTAATGAAAAATATATTGGAAAAACAGGTGCTTTTGAAGGTGCCGGTTATTCTGCAAAGGGACTATACCGCCCTGCTTATGACTGTACAATGAAATCGGTATCTGTAAATAATTTTTGCCCTGTTTGCAAAAAAGCAATACAACAAATGATAGATTATTATGCAAAATAG
- a CDS encoding gliding motility-associated C-terminal domain-containing protein produces MRIRFIILFFLLLVSYLSYSQLVVVSSSTVNTKCNGSNCVFTGSPVLINEVMLSPSSNDGSLYGEGLGFAPGGCEGEWIELFNPDLCNPYDISCFFFGNNTYDNPFDYFQDYSGGYVIPNGTIIPPGGFAVIRGVNAQHVSSNLLVQNGGKTIEITVSSSRVCVGGGARFWLPNAGGWLALYDRNGVPMDAISWNNVSNTCTSCEPCLTSASGCSFSGPFTPYDLISANKKKYIPYIDLSLYLGMSFRRIPDGGIWEENPNYHTQGNCNQTLCNQPQTPCDGTATVTITGGNPPYTYLWNDVRSQTSATANELCTGLYCVTVTDVNHLTATKCINVYDYKPTVNLIDFSSVCQNASSFTLTGGTPIDHLPNDVGTYSGNGVIYGKFYPFQAGVGISEIVYSYVNEDGCFNSDTSSILVNPNPTPAISGALSICSGHSAILDAGAGFVNYFWSSGEQTQSITTPNAGIYGVTVVDVNGCSANTYANVTNNSPPPVITGNLNFCSGDSSILDAGTGYLNYQWQPNGESSQTISVTQTGNYDVVVTLQNGCTSTSTISVTVNPTPDANFVSDKIYGCEPLSVHFTPMNPQPDYIYSWNFYNEQSSAVSSEMQPVYTFQNEGVYNVSLNVSTINGCSAFVDYYNMISVFPMPTASFTSSPEYPSLANPEVYFYNSSLLADHSNWSFGDGGYSGQINPSHTYFTVGEYNVILIVTTNKGCVDTAEQIVKVEELTFYAPNAFSPDNVIANNVFYVTGMGIKSEEFHLYIYDRWGMVIFETEKFNPDNPAEYGWSGKTFNGNMVPIGSYTWFVSYLDSHNSRNVRTGVVNVIR; encoded by the coding sequence AGGATGTGAAGGAGAATGGATAGAGCTGTTTAATCCTGATTTATGTAACCCTTATGATATTTCGTGTTTCTTTTTTGGGAATAATACTTATGATAATCCATTCGATTATTTTCAGGACTATAGTGGGGGTTATGTTATTCCTAATGGAACAATAATACCACCTGGTGGTTTTGCAGTAATAAGAGGTGTTAATGCACAACATGTATCTTCAAACTTACTTGTTCAGAATGGAGGTAAAACAATTGAAATAACTGTAAGTTCATCCAGAGTTTGTGTTGGTGGTGGTGCCAGATTCTGGCTTCCAAATGCAGGAGGATGGCTTGCATTGTATGATAGAAACGGAGTTCCAATGGATGCTATTTCATGGAATAATGTTAGCAATACATGCACAAGTTGTGAGCCTTGTTTAACTTCTGCTAGTGGTTGCTCCTTTTCAGGACCATTTACTCCGTATGATTTAATTTCTGCTAACAAAAAGAAATATATCCCATATATCGATCTTTCGTTATATTTAGGAATGAGTTTCAGGAGAATTCCTGATGGTGGCATATGGGAAGAGAATCCTAATTATCATACTCAGGGAAATTGTAACCAGACTCTTTGTAACCAACCACAAACACCATGTGATGGAACTGCCACGGTTACAATTACTGGTGGTAATCCTCCGTATACATATTTGTGGAATGATGTTAGATCCCAGACTTCTGCAACAGCAAATGAATTGTGTACAGGATTGTATTGCGTTACAGTTACTGATGTTAATCATTTAACTGCAACAAAGTGCATAAATGTTTATGATTATAAACCAACTGTTAATTTAATTGATTTTTCTTCGGTTTGTCAGAATGCTTCTTCGTTTACTTTAACTGGCGGAACTCCGATAGACCATTTACCAAATGATGTTGGAACTTATTCGGGGAATGGTGTTATATATGGAAAATTTTATCCTTTTCAGGCTGGTGTAGGAATTTCTGAAATTGTTTATTCTTATGTTAATGAAGATGGATGCTTTAACTCTGATACTTCTTCGATTTTAGTAAACCCAAATCCAACACCGGCAATAAGTGGAGCTTTATCTATTTGTTCTGGGCATTCTGCTATTTTAGATGCCGGTGCAGGATTTGTAAATTATTTCTGGTCATCAGGTGAGCAAACACAATCAATAACAACGCCAAATGCTGGTATATATGGTGTTACAGTGGTTGATGTAAACGGATGTTCTGCTAATACTTATGCTAATGTTACAAATAATTCGCCACCTCCGGTAATTACAGGTAATCTTAATTTTTGTTCAGGTGATTCTTCTATTCTTGATGCAGGAACTGGTTATTTGAATTACCAATGGCAGCCTAATGGTGAGAGTAGTCAGACAATTTCTGTAACTCAAACTGGTAATTATGATGTTGTTGTAACATTACAAAATGGATGTACAAGCACATCTACTATTAGTGTTACAGTTAACCCTACACCTGATGCGAATTTTGTAAGTGATAAAATATATGGTTGTGAGCCTTTATCTGTACATTTTACACCAATGAATCCGCAACCGGATTATATTTATTCGTGGAATTTTTATAATGAGCAAAGCTCGGCTGTTTCAAGTGAAATGCAACCAGTTTATACTTTTCAGAATGAAGGAGTTTATAATGTAAGTCTTAATGTTTCTACAATAAACGGATGTTCAGCATTTGTTGATTATTACAATATGATTTCAGTTTTTCCTATGCCAACAGCTAGTTTTACAAGCAGTCCTGAATATCCGAGTTTAGCAAATCCTGAAGTTTATTTCTACAATTCGTCATTGTTGGCTGATCATTCAAACTGGAGTTTCGGCGATGGTGGCTATTCTGGGCAGATAAACCCATCTCATACATATTTTACTGTTGGTGAATATAATGTTATATTAATTGTAACAACTAACAAAGGTTGTGTTGATACTGCCGAACAAATTGTTAAAGTTGAAGAGCTAACATTTTATGCTCCGAATGCTTTTAGTCCGGATAATGTTATTGCAAATAATGTGTTTTATGTTACCGGAATGGGAATTAAGTCAGAAGAGTTTCATTTGTACATATACGACAGGTGGGGAATGGTAATTTTTGAAACCGAAAAATTTAACCCCGATAACCCTGCAGAATACGGGTGGAGTGGCAAAACATTTAATGGTAATATGGTGCCAATAGGAAGTTATACATGGTTTGTAAGCTACCTAGATAGTCATAACTCAAGAAATGTTAGAACCGGGGTTGTTAATGTAATTAGGTAA